The following DNA comes from Macadamia integrifolia cultivar HAES 741 unplaced genomic scaffold, SCU_Mint_v3 scaffold1178, whole genome shotgun sequence.
CCATGGACCGCCCATGGATCGATCCATACCCATTTGGGTTTCTGGATAGAGATGAACCAGATTCAtaatggttttgggtctagtaggattttaggaattTACCTTATTTAGTagattatgttttatttgatttattcactttattttagcaagttGAGTTCACGTAAGATTTAGAGAGTCTTAGTAGAGTCGGTTGCTTAGTTGTGGTAGCTTCCTATTTCAGttgatttcctttttatgtctttattttctctatatAATGGTTGTAACCATTGGACAAATcagagaatgaagaatgaattgagatTGGTTTTGGTGAAGAGCCTACGGGCTACTATGTGCgattctcttccccccccccttttcttatgcgaatcttctctccctcccctgcaactctgagttcatcTTAGGAATTCTTACCTACCCccaccggccctccatcaggaaTACTTTACCTTCATCCGTGGGAAACTTGAGGCCTGGAGGAACTTGCATATACGCTTCTTCTACCAATTCCCCATGGAGAAAGGCATTCTTCAAATCCAACTGATATGGTGGCCAATCCTAGTTGGTACCTAGTGATAAAAGAACTCTTATCGAGTTGTGCTTAGCCACTTGACTACATCCTTTAGCTACTAACCTAGACTTATATTTAATGGCGTCATATGATTGGTATTTGATTGAGTAAACCCATCTGCAACTTATTAGCACTCTTCCTTTTGGAAGATCAACAAGATCCCAGGTATAGTTCTTCTCAAGAGCCATTTCCTCACTCATTGCTTCCTTCCACTTGGAGCTAGTCATGGCCTCATTGAAATTCTTGGTAATTGGAACTGGAGAAAGGTCAGCTGAATAAGAAAGACCTATTGGAGGATtacatcataggaaacaaacttgGCTATAGGGTTAGTGCAGGCCCTTGTTCCTTTCTAAACAATAATGGGGAGATCTAAGtcagaaggaagagaaagagtgtGCCTGATTAAAAAGTAGGAGACAAAGGAAGTGGATTTGAAGAGGACTGTTGGCAggtcttcctttctcttctcttgtaTACCAGTACCTCCTGCTGCTTGTCACCTCCATCAAGGCTAGGTtcctgatgcagttgggcgatggaagggatctctttgatttgagaattttaccatttactttccttttttggtttagaaattagtttgatagtattttaatttagatttgatttttatttagttgctatatagattagtttctattttcaagtaagttgccattaattgtctaatttttcctttatattggacatgtactcatggagaaatttcagttttgagaattgaatgaatttgaaagagtatttttgggtgaaaccatggctgccgtgaaTGCTTTCCCCTTCCATGCCTCTCTCTGAAAtccctcttctcttccctttcttatcttcttcttctttctaatccTTTTTACCTATTTCCCTGCGATATATGTCTCTCACCTGGGAATATTCTGTTCTGGGCGATACTACCAGGTTCAGAACAAGGTTTTACTGAATCTTCAGCCAGAGTCGATTAGCCTAGAAACCTTGGTCGTAGGTTCCTTTTCCTTTGGAGAAATAACCCGCAAAGTCCCAGTTCCAAAGCCCTCCTCCAACCTGAGTTCGAAGTCCAGCTTCAGGCCTGAGTTGAAGTTTACCGCCAGAATCAGTTGCAGGTTCACGACAGGTCTGATTTGGGAACTGTTGAGGCTTGTCGAAGCTGGGTCTACAATCATCTTGCTTCTGTGATTCATTACCTGAATTTCAGGTCAAACCAAGCCCTATCGAAGGAGTTCTACCgatcggaattttttttttctgtccgctggtttctggttctcacgacaagaagaagaagaagaacaggttctttttattttaaaagaattttccCTGTTATGACAATTAAGCCCTTGTTCCCAAAAGTTATATTCCAtaaccccttttctctttggtaaaattcagaataagcctttgtattgaagttttagttctagaactaccccatctaccttataattatttctaaggccctgcttgtttatgaaattacaagaatacccttcaaccattaaatttgagattttggtcattcttgtgggccataagcgatccgatttcggtccttggaatccggatccgcatcagttCCCCTTCTATATCAGCTCCCCCTGGTTTTGATCTGGGCACGATCATCAACATCCACATCCCTGGGTTTTCCCAACATCATAGAGAAAGGGGAGAATAGGCAACTGGTGATGATTAACTACCTCTTCATCGTCTCACCcactctccccctgaagaggtagTCTAGAGGGAGATAAAAAAAGGAACTGACTCATAGATGTAACATCACTTGGAGATAAGGCTCTTCCGTGAAGATGGATGATAGCATTTTTAGCCAGAGAGTAGCCATAAAAGACACATTTGAGAGCCTTAGAATCAAACTTAGTACGTGTAGATTTGTTAAGGTGAACATAGCACACACACCAATATACTTTACAAGGGAGAGAAAAAACAGATGCAGTGGGAGACAAGATTTCCATAGGGAATTTAATGCCAAAAATAGAGGAGGGCATACAGTTAATGAAGAAGGTGGCAGCAAGGAGCATCAAACCAAAAATTCTTAGGGACATGCATACCAAACAACAAGCTTCTTGTCGTTTCTAACAGAAGGTGATTTTTTCGCTTATCCACCCCATTCTAAGGGGTATCAACATATGCAAGCTGATTTACAATACCattatcagtaaaaaaaaattggagccCCCCCCATACATGTATTCACCCCCTTGTCAGATCAGACAATCTTGAGCTTAGTGTCAAATTGGGTGCATGCCATATGGTAAAAATTCTTAAAAGCGTCATCGACATCATTTTTATGTTTCAACAGAAATACGCGAATAGTACatgagaaatcatcaatgaaagtgacAAGATAATCAAACAAAGTGGTAGTGGGAGAAGGTCCTTAAACATCAGTGTGTACAATATCAAAATGAGTAGTAGATCAATGACCAAGATAAGGATAATGAGACcgacaatgtttagcaaatAAACATGGTTCACATTGAAATTCATGAGAactaaaaacagaagaaaactaGTGCAGCAATTGATGTAGATAGGGCTGTCAAAGGACTACATAGGTCCTGGAAGACCCCCATCCTGGTCTCattcaaagaagaagaacagccAGCTTGTAGGCTGCTCGACTGCTCCAGCTGGTTCCAGATTTTGTCCAGATTCTGGCCCATCTAGTAGGGCCATCAAATCAGCACCCCTATGGCTATTTACTTCAGTTTTAGTTCCAGCTTGGAGTCTTCCAGAAGCTTGCCTTGCTGCACATCAATCCAGCCAGCTGCAGCAGCCAAAGTTTCCAATTCCTTCACCTGTGAGCTTTCATATTTCTGTCCTCTTCTGGCTTGTGTGTGGACCAGTCAAAGGACAAGTTAGGGTGTGGGGTTAGCCTTCAAGAAGGTCCCTATAGTAGTCTCTTATGTTTTCTTAGTCTTCAAGTTAGCAGTTACTTACCAAAttatgttagtttcctttttggagtAAGTTTCCGATTTTGTTTGTCAAGTAGGTTCTAGTTGtaacttaggttagtttcctttttatcaaTATTGTTACTTTCTAATTTAttcttacttggttagcaagttagaagttaagttagaaggttttatttccagcattagtttcattttttgttaTGTCTTCGTGTCCAAGCATtataaggctatttaaagccatcaattataatgaaaaGACAGATTTGAGTTAAACAAGAAAAGATGACTTAtgttgttgtgctgtgggatgcagttgggtgagatgcctaaaccaaaagggtgagatgcccattcactaagtcttttcttcccttctgaacccctccatcgattctttttcttttctttcttttcatttttatttgtttactgtgagagagtgtttgaatGATCATAACAAGCTTGTTTATGTTTAGATACCTCATCAAAAGATCGAATTGAAGCAGCCAAGAGGAGAGATCGAAATCAGCTAGTGTCAGGATTTTGGTCTCCAATCGATTTCTTCCATATCTCCCAAACCACCCAGCAGTTCAAGCCCATCTTTTGGAAGACAACTAGACAAGTTACAAGTGATCTTCActccaattttgaggatcatCCGATGCCGGGAACCCTAGTTTCTGAAGAATTGTCAAATATTTCCATATTCATGTTGACTACATTACTCTCAATTCAACCATCAGAATTGTCTCATCTTTTGAGAGTTTGTTGATCTATATAGGACCTTCATCGATTCCAAGTTTGAACTCCATCTGAGCTACGGTTTGTGAGTAGTCaaaatcttctctattcagccagaatttcaaatcCTGCCTGGGACAtcgatgccaaagcatcacagtATTGAAAACTATTGTCACGATGCCCACAAAAAATGTTTGTGTTTATTTTAAAAAGGATGGTCTGGGCTTAAGAAAGTAAAGGCCATTCTCCTTAcatccactgccaataatcgtcttcgtcaccaaatcctAAAGCAGACAATGAGAAGGAAAGATAGTAAAGCAACAGTTTAAAAACTTGGTTAAATGACTCACTAAGAGAACTCAAAGAAGATTAATAGCAAAATTTTGGACATGAAAAATAGAATCAAAGGATATGGAGGAAGTGACATGAACATTACTTGCCAGTGATAGAAGATAGGGAATCATCAGTAATTTAAACTTTATCTCTACCAGAGCAAGTAGTATAGGAGTCATAAAACTTAGAGATACTGGTCATGTGATCGGTAGTGTGCCAGAATCATTGACCTAAGAGGACGAAGTTGCGGAAGTAGAGGCATGGAGAGCAGAGGCTGAAGTGTCTAGCAGAGTAAGGGAAGATGTAGTTGTGGGAGAAGAGCTGCCCAACTGTGTCATGACCTGTCGGAAGGCTGCAATGTCATCTTgtgtgagagagaaaattgTCCATATATGGCCTGGAAGTGTGAACCTTGGCTCCCCCTTGTTTACCACCAGGTGTTTGTGTAGGGGGACGCTCATGTAGGTCCCAACAAGTTTCTTTAGTGTGTAGGGATTTTCCACAATGCTCACACTTGAACGAGGGGTTgacttttttatccttttgggaTTTGATTTTGGACCTCTTTTATTGGTTTCAAATAGGGggtgtttgcttatttatgaataatatcttaagtaggtgaaataataattataaatcatttacttaaattaATAAGTGCCAAACCTGGTTTGATACCATTTCAAGGCGCCTTGCACTAAGGCAACAATTGCCTAGACCACAAGAAAACCATCTAgacgccttgataactatggaaGAGAAAGAGTGTGTTCTGGATCTGCATTCGCTCGATCATCTTCCAGCAAATACTTAAGTGGCATTCCTCTACCATTGAAGATGGTAAGAGGAAAGTTACAATTGGTTTTTGGAAATAACTCTCTTTCACAGGTAAAGAGCTCTTGAATCCTAGTGAAGATCACAAACCCCATCTCCGACCTCTGAAAAATTGGGTCATTTGTTTTTCAAAACCCAATACCCCCATGCCTAGGTTGGGCTTGGTATTCGTAGATTGGTTATATGGATTTTAGGCCTGGACTCATAAAAATTTCTGCCCTGATCCAGGGTTTATCATAGTATTGTGGAGGTCAAAGGCCCACTAGACAACATCCCCGTGTTAGCCAAAAGATTCCTGAGCCCAATATTCATCAGAGGAGGAACCCAACAAATCAATAGTTTGTCAACAAAGAAATCACCAATATTAAACACAGAGAGGGTGCGTAGAGGAACTAGGAGGGAAAACAGAATCTAGCAAAACATTCTACGGATATCCactgggataaggttttggttgTTGTATTAAAAGATGTCTTACATGTATGTAATTCTCTTGTGAAGTTCCTGAGTTCTGGTTGGGTCCTTTTGCTATCCACTGGCTATTACTTTACTGTTTGACAGTTCACACATTCTGGACGAGTTCTTGACATGCAGATAATATTTGTTGTTGGTCTTTATTGTTTCTTGAAAATTAAACTTCTAGTCCTTGATCAGTATTTTGTATATACAACCTGACTTAACTGTTTCTTACCTAGCCAAttggtgttttttcttttctttttttccctaagAATTGAGTTTCTCTTGCAAGAACCAAATCCGTCCAGATGCACCATATAAAATGGTAGAAAACTGTTCCTTCGAGAGAATCTGTTTTGTTTTATTCTGTTGTTATTCTTTGTTACATTGTTCATATTTTTCCTGCTTGTGTTTATGAAAATGAAAGTTCTAGTTCTTGCTCTCTAATAAAGGAGGTATGCTAGTGAGAGCTTCTTTCTGAAACATCTCTCTTTTGTCTTCTAATCTTGAGATTCTGTTGATTTGTAGTCTTCATCATAAATGGAGCAAAATTTTCAGTGTCTTTACTTTCGGTTTTCTGTAGCCAGAGAAAGAGCCATGGTTGTCAATTTAGAGTTCATAAAGGCCATAGTAACTGCTGAAGAAGTGCTGTTGCTTGAACCTCTGTGTCAAGACGTTATACCTTTTGTGGATCAACTAAAGCAACAACTTCGACATAAAAGCCCATTTAGAATTCAAGAGGCCGGCCAAGAAGAAAGCCGTCCTTCACCTGGTGAACAGTGGTTGCATGTTCCTGAAGCAGCTGAAGGTGTACAACACGAGCTTCCATTTGAGTTTCAGGTCCTGGAGATTGCATTAGAGTTTGTTTGTACATATTTAGATAATAGTGTTGCAGGCCTTGAGAGAGATGCTTATCCTGTCCTGGATGAACTAGCAAGGAATGTTAGCACTAAGAATCTTGAACGTGTCCGAAGTTTGAAAAGCAACCTTACCCGTTTACTTGCAAATGTACAGAAGGTAAGGCTGATGGATTTTAGTTGTTTTCTTTAATGATTATTTTCTATACGTCTTATTACTCCTTTTGCCCCTTTCTGGGAGTATGATATGCTATTGGCTTATTCCCGCAGTTATTCAACCCAGTGTGGTGGCTCTGGCCTAGATATAAGTAGTTGAAATTGGAACTGGCACTTAGATTAGATACTAATGGATTAAAAATAGAATAATGATTCATTTTATGTACCTTACTCATTCTCACATGACTTCGTTAGACCATCACAAGTGTTGCAGTGACAGTAGGGGATGGGAGAGTTAGGTTTGAAGAGTTCAGAGTGATAATTAAGGGTTTAAGAAACAAGACTCGAGACTTTGGACAATCAACTCATGGAATATTAAGTATTTATCTTATTTTAAAGCGTTTGAGGGATTGAGATAAATGATCAAGTTGACCACAGCAACTGGCTGATGAACATTGAAACCATTGTTTTTGTCTTTACATGTGCTCATTGTGTaagcttccccccccccccccccaaaggatGGGGTTAAATGCAGCTTATTTTTGCTGTTTACTTTTTAAATTTATGAATATTTGCATGGAAAAATATTTATGTCTAtgcagtaaatttggatttgtaTCAATGTTATGTTTCATTATGACCCAATTAGTGATGGCTATCTCCACTCTTGCAGGTGAGGGATGAGATTGAACATCTTTTAGATGACAATGAAGATATGGCTCAGTTGTATCTAACACGGAAGTGGATCCAAAGTCAGCAGTATGAAGCATTGATGGCAACGGTGGCTTCAAATAGCATCGTCACTAATGCACCTAACCTTCGTCGGCTTAGTTCTTATAGGAGTGCAAGTATGGGTACTAGCAATTATTCAGATGATCATGACGTAGAAGATCTGGAGATGTTGCTTGAGGCTTATTTCATGCAACTAGATGGAACTCGTAATAAGATAttatcagtgagttcaatttcCCTTATGGAGAATAGCATTAATATGTGTAGACTGATCTAGCATATTTTTAGTGGTGATCTgcttccctccctccctctccatCCCTTCCTATTCTGTCTCCACACCTAGGCTATGGatgtatcttcttccttttatgACTAAACATGTATTGCCTCTTTAATCTGTTTCTCTATATTTTGTAAGTCTTTCAGACTTTTTTTTTACTGGGGGAAAGAATGAAGGAGAGAAGTATAGGCGGGATTTGATCCCAAGACCTGGCTACAACCAGCCAAGGCCCTTAACAGCTGTGCTGCTGGCACCTTCCTATATCTTTGTTAGTTTTTCAGGTTTTAGAAACTGCTCCTTAGATTTATGTTATCATCGTGAAATGTGtgagtcttttttttctaattcatcggatatggaaaaaaaaagttggactATTTCTGTTGCTTAGATTCTAGTTTTCTTGAAAGACTTTCACTAGCTTTGCTGGTTATAAATTAAGCTTCCTTGTATGATGCAAGCGTTTGCATCTATTGCATGTGAACATGTCACCAAGTATTCACACTCTTGTATGTCTAAGCTTCTAATTTCACATGCATGTAAACTGGTAAAGGGTTGTGTCCATGATATTTATTATGCCGTGGTAGTAGTGGATTTGTTGTTTGTTCATTAAACTTCTGATTGATCATTTCAGctttttcactctctctctgttttcctCTCTCCCTCGTGTAATTGAAGGTACGGGAATACATTGATGACACAGAGGACTATGTCAACATCCAACTTGACAACCAGAGAAATGAACTTATTCAGCTCCAGTTGACATTAACCATAGCATCATTTGCCATAGCTGTTGAGACCTTGATAGCCGGAGCATTTGGCATGAACTTGAACTGCCAATGGTTTAGCATCAATGGCATCTTTGGCCCCTTTGTTGGAGGAATCTCAGCAATGTGTTTCATGCTTTTTCTGCTCATGCTGGGTTATGCCAGATGGAAAAAGCTGCTTGGGACATAAACGAAGCGAAGTCAAGGTTGTGTCATAGTTCATTCTCAGGATTTTGCATTGGCAGCAATGTCTAAAATTTTCTAGTCACTAATAATGTCCTGATGGTGAAAAATTTAGGAAATAAATTCTGGAAGTTGATAGATATTGCAGGTGTTTTCAATGCGGTCTACTGAAGTTATATGATATGTAATAGCTGTTGGTGATTAGTTGGTGGCATTGTCAATAGGATgcataacaacaacaaagctttcTTCGTTGATTCAGATGGGTTATTAGGTATAGACACGGTCCTTGATACAGAGCAAGAGTGTGTGGAGtgtcaaaaattacaaaattaccgAAGGGAAAAAGTTACTAGCTTTTGGTGTGGTTGAACATTGAGATGTACTGAATTCtttataatttaatataagTGTTGTTAAACTTAAAGTAAGCCATGCTTTGGTGCTGTAATCCTCAGAGAAGAATACGTTGGGTGCTTTGGTAATTTGCATTCGGGAAAACCTTTGGCATGTAGGAATAGAAGACTGGAATGGCAGAAACAGGTTATAGATTGTCTTACGCTGCCTGAGAATGCGAATCGACCTTGAATGCATACTaagaatgactaccaaacacagcatagtgtaatttatttttcaagtttcTTTCTCAAGATAAAAACACATTTTTCAGTAGATGACTGTTCTTGGGTGGTTCTTATTTATTGATGCTTGGCTGGGAAGTCTATGGTCCAGGCTTCAGCCTGAATTTGTTTTGTTGATGTTTGACTACAACTGGAGCCCAACTTATTTCTGGGCTCCTGGGTTTAAGCAAGGAAAGATCAACAGAATTGACTAGTCAAATAATTAGATATTTTAACATAGAGGTTTTATGTGATTTTAAGTGTGTTTGCATCTTTGAAGTGATAAGTGATCAAgttcaaaagagaaagaaagggtcCTTGAGAGCACTATTTCCCCTGGAAGGTGATGGGACATCTACTTTAGACAGCTTACTGAATTGATTCAAAGAGCTTCTGTGAGGCAGTTTAATGCATTTCTGGGAATGCttacattccattctctcttaaCTCATGATTAACCAGCAAGTCTCAAATAAGTCAAGGTGCTTGCTACTTGTAAgtatcaaatccaaatccaaatccagatcaaaaaaaaaaaatttttttgacaaGATTCCATCACAAGGATTGTGTTCTTTCCCTGTGTATGACTCAACATTTGgttgaaatggaaaataaatggAAGGGATGTGACAATTatatatcaaattttgaaaggaaacttttgtaattgttaccaaatataattataaaaagAGTAGAGTTTTATATCCCAGAGTAGTCCTTACACCCAAGCATAGGTGCACGCTACCCTAGGAGGGGCACAATGGTTATTAGATGCAGATGCAGAGTCGTTCTCGGACAAAAAACTTTATTCcttatataaaatttttatcaGATGGACAATTATATCATTAGAGGTGCTCAACCCTACTTCTCTCTATTAATTAggaatcctttttttcttctaaataagCCCAAAATAAGGACTCATGATTAGAGGGGTcgagaacttttttttttttttttttttttaatgggaaaatGAACCCATTTATAGAATAAAATAAGATGGTTAAGTATACAATGCAAGTAGTGAAGAGACAGCGGAGCTGTCATGTCAAGAATTAGATCCAATAAAGTTTTGGTATTTTTCTAAATATATCAAAGGATATCTATTTTGTTGCATAAAAAGATGATATGGCTATTCTAATAGGGCATAGTTTAGATTAGTCACATATTTCAACGGGGAATATTTCTGATATAATCATTTTGTTCATTTAGAACCCATCCTCGTCCACACTTGAGGGCTACTCAAATCATCATCACCTTCTCCATTACCATCTATTTCATCTAGACTCTGATGAATAATATCATGTCCATGTCTATGAACCATGGACAATGCATGAACAACAAAAGAAACAGAAGCAAGAGGATTCAAGCAAGGGATTCAAGGAGTGCTTGCtatgggaataaaaaaattagaatgcTGGACCGAATCTCTTCAGCTGGTCAATTGGCTTACCACTTTTGTTGCTCATCCTTGTCTATTGGATCTTTTTGGAGTTTGGTTTGATGTCAACTCTatgatgaaaaaatatatatttttctcaaaGAAGTGTTCTGTAATAAAATATAACTCATTTCCTAGAGCAAGGAATGATAAAAGTGACTATCTATAGTTCAACTAACGTAGAACTTCTTagtttaatctttttttttttttaataaatatatatatagatatatatattcagagtctaattcaatcaaatatccccTTTTGTATTGGCGTACATCTTATGTATGTCTATACATGTATACCATTACTCCAAGTGAGAACACAcaatttagggcccgtttgattttgtttctcaaaacgtgttttcccatttttctgtgctcagaaatggaaaaacaaccTCTTctccgtttgatttttctattccatTTCACCTATttagtgaaataaaaataaaaatttaaacttATATTTGTTCCAAGAaacagaaatgaagaaataCCTCTGACTTGCTTTTCTATTTATTGAAACAAACTGAGGGGAAAAAATCGTGAAAATCCCGAAGCCCAACTCTCCAAATTCTGATAGTTTAGACACTCCCATATCTCCCTACAACTCTCCAAGTTGTAACTCCTCTAATCTAAACTCTCCCCTTCTCGTGAGACATTCAAATGAGAGACATTGTGACTCATCTTCTCATCAGGAACTGACGTCGTCGCTACAACTCCTGGACCTTCAATCTCCATCATTGCAACTCGAGAGGGCTTCCATCTACATCGCTGCAAGTCATGGGTCTTCCAGCTCCATCGCTATAACTTGTGGATCCTTTTTGGACACCCAAACTGAGGCCAAGTTGTTCTTTGAAGCTTCATCTTCCTTCGTTGAAGGGGTTTTGTGTGTTTAAGATGACTTTCTCTAGGGTTTCTATAAAGCTTCATCTCCTTTCATTCGGTGATTTCATCTCTTATAGTAgtgatttcaaaatttttgaattgTGTAAAATCGGTCAACTCATTATGTGAATAGATGTTTGAACAATCTTATGATATTAAATAAAAGCAAGAACCCTTGAGCAACCCTTCCAATATCAAGAACCCCATCACATTGACTTATACAAAGGGTTGAAGAAGGATTGGAATAGCTCTAAGAATCTTATGGCTCAATTGACTTTCATAAGAATACTCCAGCAAATTTTGCAGAACAGAGCAATATTATTATCATAAGTGTATCTTATGCCATGGCCATCATTAATAACAGGCTTACACATATTATGCCATCCTAATAGGTGAAGTTTAAATTCACCTTCATCTTCTCTCCACAAGAATTTTCTTTTGAGCTTATCTATCTCCTTGGTGGCAAAAATGGGGATAAGAGAGGAAGACATAAATATACGTTGGTATGGAGATGGACACATCTTTGATTACTATATTCCTAGGAACTTGAGAGAGcatgaaaaaatcaaacaccaatGTCTATTGAaaacatttcttgaaacagaaaaatcaaacatttttttgaggcaaaaaaattgtttcttaggacagaaatagaaaaaattgtttctgttgtttttagacacagaaacagcagaaacaaaatcaaacgggcccttaagattaaaaggaaaaatgtaaaaaatgaaCTACTTATATTTATATTGTGATTTTCATAAACATCACTTTACATAGGTAACTTTTACATGGGTAACTATTCGGGTGAGAGAACACTACCCGATAGCACAAGTACACACCAGTGCATGTGGCCAAGCATCTTCAGCACAAGGTCGCATGATCTTTTTTCGTACCCACTTTGACTTAGCATAGGCACATGCTATCAAATAGCATTCTTTCATTTGGTTCATTGTTCTACTCAACTTTGTTGTAGGAATCATGCAACTCGGCGCAGAGACACAAATAGGTTTTGGTAAGAAGAGAAAACTAATAAATATATGGATTGGAGAAGGGTTGAATGACCGGGTGATAGTGATCTAATGGTAATAGGAGCTCTCCCTTTCTAACTTGTGGCACTATAATCGAGAGAAGGAGAGACATCGTGCTGTGATTTATTAATTTGTGCACTTCTTTTTATCCTTGTGACTTTATCAAAGATTACAAGATGAAATAGAGAATTTGTCAGTGCTACCCTTTCAATGGAGCTTGAGGCAATTTGGGATGAGATTTTCCTTGCAAAGAGTTTGATGTTTTgtcatatatgctatgtttgattgcaagggaaatttaaaaggaagggaagtgaatttTTTAAACTTAGAAAAGAAATCTTTTTATCACCATTACCCATATGATCTcgtgtgatt
Coding sequences within:
- the LOC122063011 gene encoding magnesium transporter MRS2-4-like — encoded protein: MGKGPFSWLRKVRRRRPKKTTEMQLHLVDANTNNNSPSVDAHNTTTTTTNNSSSVAVVPAKGKKKTGGSRLWMRFDRCGQTELLECDKSAIIKRASIPARDLRILGPVFSHSSNILARERAMVVNLEFIKAIVTAEEVLLLEPLCQDVIPFVDQLKQQLRHKSPFRIQEAGQEESRPSPGEQWLHVPEAAEGVQHELPFEFQVLEIALEFVCTYLDNSVAGLERDAYPVLDELARNVSTKNLERVRSLKSNLTRLLANVQKVRDEIEHLLDDNEDMAQLYLTRKWIQSQQYEALMATVASNSIVTNAPNLRRLSSYRSASMGTSNYSDDHDVEDLEMLLEAYFMQLDGTRNKILSVREYIDDTEDYVNIQLDNQRNELIQLQLTLTIASFAIAVETLIAGAFGMNLNCQWFSINGIFGPFVGGISAMCFMLFLLMLGYARWKKLLGT